Proteins from a genomic interval of Providencia stuartii:
- the ftsW gene encoding cell division protein FtsW, translated as MTIPGALRLKNWVIGEKGGVIAGSTLYDRTLVWLALGLAAIGFVMVTSASMPVGQRLTDDPFYFAKRDVMYLAVAFILVLGVMRVSMAVWEKYSFVLLMVSLLLLAVVLVAGSSVNGASRWIDVGIVKIQPAEISKFALFCYVSSYLVRKSDEVRTRFLGFVKPMCILIIMALLLLLQPDLGTVIVLVVTTLGLLFLAGARLAPFIIGIAACVVGVLALIWLEPYRLRRVTSFLNPWEDPFGSGYQLTQSLMAFGRGELLGQGLGNSVQKLEYLPEAHTDFIFSVLAEELGYVGVVLVLLMVFMLAFRAMMIGRRALLANQLFAGYLACSIGIWFTFQALVNVGAAAGMLPTKGLTLPLISYGGSSLLVMSAAIAVLLRVDFETRLEKAQAFVRSAK; from the coding sequence ATGACGATACCGGGTGCTTTACGTCTGAAGAATTGGGTGATTGGAGAGAAAGGGGGTGTCATCGCTGGCTCTACACTCTACGATCGCACCTTGGTATGGCTGGCTTTGGGATTAGCCGCTATCGGTTTTGTTATGGTGACATCGGCATCGATGCCTGTTGGGCAGAGACTGACTGACGACCCATTTTATTTTGCTAAACGTGATGTCATGTATTTAGCTGTCGCCTTTATCTTAGTTTTAGGCGTGATGCGAGTTTCCATGGCTGTTTGGGAAAAATACAGCTTTGTGTTGTTGATGGTTTCTCTTTTACTGTTAGCGGTTGTACTGGTAGCGGGTAGCTCCGTTAACGGTGCATCACGTTGGATTGATGTTGGGATTGTAAAAATTCAGCCAGCAGAAATTTCTAAATTCGCGCTATTTTGCTATGTATCCAGCTACTTAGTGAGAAAATCAGACGAAGTAAGAACTCGCTTCCTAGGCTTTGTAAAACCCATGTGTATTTTAATTATCATGGCGTTATTACTGCTGTTACAACCGGATTTAGGAACGGTTATCGTCCTCGTCGTGACGACATTAGGGTTACTATTCTTAGCTGGAGCACGATTAGCCCCCTTTATTATTGGGATTGCCGCTTGTGTTGTTGGTGTACTCGCCTTGATTTGGTTGGAACCTTATCGTTTGCGCCGTGTGACATCATTTCTCAATCCATGGGAAGACCCATTTGGAAGTGGTTATCAGCTAACCCAATCGTTGATGGCATTCGGTAGAGGTGAGTTATTGGGTCAGGGACTGGGTAATTCGGTGCAAAAACTTGAATATTTACCAGAGGCTCACACTGACTTTATTTTTTCCGTTTTAGCGGAAGAGCTGGGGTATGTTGGTGTTGTTTTGGTTTTACTGATGGTTTTCATGTTGGCATTTAGGGCGATGATGATTGGTCGTCGTGCATTGCTAGCTAACCAATTATTTGCTGGGTATTTAGCTTGCTCAATCGGTATTTGGTTTACTTTTCAGGCATTAGTAAACGTAGGGGCAGCAGCAGGTATGTTGCCAACTAAAGGGTTAACCTTACCATTGATTAGCTACGGTGGGTCGAGCTTGCTCGTGATGTCCGCGGCTATCGCAGTATTATTACGTGTAGATTTTGAAACGCGTCTGGAAAAAGCCCAGGCGTTTGTAAGGAGTGCTAAATGA
- the ftsI gene encoding peptidoglycan glycosyltransferase FtsI gives MKAPKSAKNKKQEENTSFVSWRFALLCGGILLALAGLLVRVAYLQIIAPEKLVKEGDMRSLRVQEVSTARGMISDREGRQLAVSVPVNAIWADPKVVFEKGGINNDEHWKALADALEIPLEQIKTKISANPKGRFVYLARQVNPSIGEYITKLKLPGIYLRKESRRYYPSGPVTAHLIGVTNIDGEGIEGVEKSFERWLKGSPGERTVRKDRNGRVIETVSSVDSQAAHNLVLSIDERIQSIVYRELTKGVQENKAESGVAILVDVHTGEILAMANSPSYNPNNLAGTPMDAMRNRAITDIFEPGSTVKPLVVMSALNNKIIKENTVLNTYPYRVNGHEIKDVARYAELSITGILQKSSNVGVSKLALAMPATELVDVYSRFGFGKPTNLGLVGESSGIFPSKKTRWSDLDRATFSFGYGQMVTPLQLVRAYATIGSFGIYRPLSITKVDPPVPGTRVFPEQTMRTVVHMMESVALPGGGGTRAAIKGYRIAIKTGTAKKVGPEGRYINQYIAYTAGVAPASNPRYALVVLINEPKAGKYYGGAVSAPVFGSIMGGVLRMMNVEPDALQADDKSDIVINKKEVKSGRS, from the coding sequence ATGAAAGCACCTAAGTCAGCTAAAAACAAGAAACAGGAAGAAAATACCAGCTTTGTGAGCTGGCGTTTTGCTTTGCTGTGCGGCGGTATCCTGCTAGCTTTAGCTGGGCTGTTAGTGCGTGTTGCTTATCTGCAAATCATCGCACCTGAAAAACTGGTTAAAGAGGGCGATATGCGCTCTTTACGTGTACAGGAAGTCTCTACAGCACGCGGAATGATCAGTGATAGAGAAGGACGCCAACTTGCTGTCAGTGTGCCTGTGAATGCCATTTGGGCTGACCCCAAAGTGGTGTTTGAAAAAGGTGGGATCAATAACGATGAACATTGGAAAGCGTTAGCGGATGCGCTTGAAATCCCACTAGAACAAATCAAAACAAAAATTTCGGCGAACCCAAAAGGTCGTTTTGTCTATCTTGCTCGTCAGGTAAACCCTTCTATTGGTGAATACATCACAAAATTAAAATTACCGGGTATTTATCTACGTAAAGAATCTCGCCGTTATTACCCTTCAGGTCCGGTGACCGCGCACTTAATTGGCGTAACCAATATTGATGGCGAAGGCATTGAAGGCGTTGAAAAAAGCTTTGAGCGCTGGTTAAAAGGCTCTCCAGGTGAACGAACAGTTCGTAAAGATCGTAATGGACGTGTTATTGAAACGGTTTCCTCCGTTGATAGTCAAGCGGCGCATAACCTCGTGCTCAGTATTGATGAGCGTATTCAATCCATTGTTTATCGTGAATTGACTAAGGGCGTACAGGAGAATAAAGCTGAATCTGGTGTTGCTATTTTAGTTGATGTGCATACCGGTGAGATTTTAGCTATGGCTAATAGTCCATCCTATAACCCAAATAATTTAGCGGGTACTCCGATGGATGCCATGCGTAACCGCGCGATAACCGATATTTTCGAGCCTGGTTCGACGGTGAAACCACTTGTTGTCATGAGTGCGTTAAACAACAAAATTATCAAAGAAAATACCGTGCTGAATACCTATCCATATCGCGTCAATGGCCATGAAATTAAGGACGTTGCGCGTTATGCGGAGTTATCAATAACGGGTATTTTACAGAAGTCGAGTAACGTGGGTGTTTCAAAACTGGCGTTAGCGATGCCTGCCACAGAGCTGGTGGATGTGTATAGCCGCTTTGGGTTTGGCAAGCCGACTAATCTGGGGTTAGTCGGGGAAAGTAGTGGCATCTTTCCAAGTAAAAAAACACGGTGGTCTGATTTAGATAGGGCCACCTTTTCTTTTGGGTATGGACAAATGGTCACTCCGTTACAATTAGTCCGTGCCTATGCAACAATTGGTAGCTTTGGAATATATCGCCCATTATCCATTACCAAAGTGGACCCACCTGTCCCAGGAACCCGAGTGTTCCCAGAACAAACCATGCGTACAGTGGTTCATATGATGGAAAGTGTTGCTCTACCGGGAGGCGGTGGAACACGTGCTGCGATAAAAGGTTATCGAATAGCGATTAAAACAGGTACTGCGAAGAAAGTCGGGCCTGAAGGGCGGTACATCAATCAATATATTGCCTATACAGCAGGTGTTGCACCTGCAAGTAACCCACGTTATGCCCTTGTCGTTCTTATCAATGAGCCTAAAGCGGGTAAATATTATGGTGGTGCAGTATCCGCACCGGTATTTGGTTCCATCATGGGCGGTGTATTGCGAATGATGAATGTTGAGCCAGATGCATTACAAGCAGATGATAAAAGCGACATAGTGATCAATAAAAAAGAGGTTAAAAGTGGCAGATCGTAA
- the mraY gene encoding phospho-N-acetylmuramoyl-pentapeptide-transferase — translation MLVWLAEILVHQFSVFNVFSYLTFRAIVGLLTALAIALWMGPRLITYLQKMQIGQVVRDVGPESHFSKRGTPTMGGILILFSISISVLLWARLDNPYVWCVLLVLVGYGLVGFADDYLKVVRKNSRGLIARWKYFWQSLIALVVAFSMYAVGKDTPATQLVVPFFKDIMPQLGLLYILLAYFVIVGTSNAVNLTDGLDGLAIMPTVFVAAGFALVAWATGNVNFASYLNIPFLPHAGELVIVCTAIVGAGLGFLWFNTYPAQVFMGDVGSLALGGALGTIAVLLRQEFLLVIMGGVFVVETLSVILQVGSFKLRGQRIFRMAPIHHHYELKGWPEPRVIVRFWIISLMLVLIGLATLKVR, via the coding sequence ATGTTAGTCTGGCTTGCCGAAATATTGGTGCATCAATTTTCTGTCTTTAACGTCTTCTCATATTTGACGTTTAGAGCCATCGTCGGTTTGCTGACAGCACTTGCCATTGCGTTATGGATGGGGCCACGTTTAATTACTTACTTACAAAAAATGCAGATTGGTCAGGTTGTACGTGATGTTGGGCCTGAATCGCATTTTAGTAAGCGTGGTACGCCAACAATGGGAGGAATACTGATCCTGTTTTCGATCAGCATCTCAGTATTGCTCTGGGCGCGTTTAGATAACCCATACGTTTGGTGTGTATTACTCGTGTTAGTCGGGTATGGCCTTGTCGGATTTGCGGATGATTACTTGAAAGTGGTCAGAAAAAATAGCCGAGGGTTGATTGCTCGTTGGAAATATTTTTGGCAGTCACTGATTGCACTTGTGGTTGCATTTTCAATGTACGCAGTAGGGAAAGATACCCCTGCAACGCAATTAGTGGTGCCGTTCTTTAAAGACATCATGCCACAACTTGGGCTGCTGTATATTTTGTTGGCGTATTTTGTGATTGTTGGTACCAGTAACGCGGTTAACTTAACGGATGGCCTTGATGGATTAGCGATTATGCCAACGGTTTTCGTGGCAGCCGGTTTTGCATTAGTGGCGTGGGCAACGGGTAACGTCAACTTTGCTAGTTACTTAAATATTCCATTTTTACCACATGCGGGTGAATTAGTTATTGTTTGTACGGCGATAGTGGGGGCGGGGCTCGGGTTCCTATGGTTTAACACTTATCCTGCGCAAGTTTTTATGGGCGATGTTGGCTCCCTTGCTCTTGGTGGTGCACTCGGTACGATTGCCGTTTTATTACGCCAAGAGTTCCTGTTGGTCATTATGGGAGGCGTCTTTGTTGTTGAGACATTATCCGTCATCCTACAGGTGGGTTCTTTCAAATTACGTGGTCAACGTATATTCCGTATGGCGCCAATTCACCATCATTATGAACTGAAAGGTTGGCCGGAACCACGCGTAATTGTACGTTTTTGGATTATTTCCTTAATGCTGGTACTGATTGGACTGGCAACACTGAAGGTACGTTAA
- the murD gene encoding UDP-N-acetylmuramoyl-L-alanine--D-glutamate ligase: protein MQGKQYQGKKVVIIGLGLTGLSCVHFFLSHGVIPRVMDTRAVPPGVEQLPKEVECHRGSLNNQWLQEADLIVASPGIALATPELQQAANNGIEIVGDIELFCREVDAPVIAITGSNGKSTVTSLVGEMAQAAGISVGVGGNIGIPALSLLNQGHQLYVLELSSFQLETTSSLKALAATVLNVTEDHMDRYPLGLAQYREAKLRIYHHALNCIVNAQDPLTLPQHTDEEACISFGVDSGDYYFDTQQRTLVAKNEVLIKVDDMHLTGQHNYTNALAALALADIAGIARHASLSVLKNYAGLTHRFQLVLLNNGVRWINDSKATNVGSTEAALNGLKVEGTLHLLLGGDGKSADFTPLKPYLAQDNVRLYCFGRDGKALAQLEPEKSVLTETMEQSMRYLAPNLKSGDMVLLSPACASLDQFKNFEQRGAIFAQLAKELG from the coding sequence ATGCAGGGTAAACAGTATCAGGGTAAAAAAGTGGTCATCATTGGGCTGGGGTTAACTGGCTTATCTTGTGTGCACTTTTTCTTATCACACGGCGTTATTCCGCGAGTGATGGATACCCGAGCTGTTCCTCCGGGCGTTGAACAATTACCGAAAGAGGTGGAATGCCATCGCGGTAGTTTAAACAACCAATGGTTGCAAGAGGCGGACTTAATTGTTGCCAGCCCCGGTATTGCATTAGCGACACCTGAATTACAGCAAGCGGCGAATAACGGTATTGAAATTGTCGGTGATATCGAATTGTTCTGCCGCGAAGTTGATGCGCCTGTTATTGCGATCACAGGCTCTAATGGAAAAAGCACCGTGACCTCTTTGGTGGGGGAAATGGCTCAAGCTGCGGGTATCTCCGTTGGTGTTGGCGGAAATATCGGTATTCCAGCATTGTCTTTGTTAAATCAAGGTCACCAACTGTATGTGTTAGAGCTATCTAGTTTTCAATTAGAGACGACATCCAGCTTAAAAGCCCTTGCAGCAACAGTTTTGAATGTCACTGAAGACCATATGGATCGCTATCCGCTAGGTCTAGCGCAGTACCGCGAAGCGAAGTTACGTATCTATCATCATGCGTTGAATTGTATTGTTAATGCTCAAGATCCATTGACGTTACCACAGCATACCGATGAGGAAGCATGCATTAGCTTTGGTGTTGATAGTGGCGATTATTATTTTGATACACAGCAGCGGACATTGGTCGCAAAAAATGAAGTGCTGATCAAGGTTGATGACATGCACTTAACGGGACAACACAATTATACCAATGCATTAGCGGCTCTTGCTCTTGCTGATATCGCGGGTATAGCTCGCCATGCAAGTTTAAGTGTGCTGAAAAATTATGCAGGATTAACGCACCGTTTCCAACTGGTGTTACTGAATAACGGGGTGCGTTGGATTAACGATTCCAAAGCAACCAATGTGGGTAGCACTGAAGCGGCACTGAATGGCTTAAAAGTAGAAGGTACACTGCATCTTCTACTTGGGGGCGATGGTAAATCGGCAGATTTTACACCATTGAAGCCCTATCTTGCTCAGGACAATGTGCGCCTGTACTGCTTTGGTCGTGATGGTAAAGCACTAGCTCAGCTGGAACCTGAAAAATCCGTGTTGACTGAGACAATGGAACAGAGCATGCGTTATTTAGCTCCGAATCTAAAATCAGGGGATATGGTTTTACTCTCACCGGCATGTGCAAGCCTCGATCAATTTAAGAATTTTGAGCAACGAGGTGCCATTTTTGCTCAGTTAGCGAAGGAGCTAGGCTGA
- the murG gene encoding undecaprenyldiphospho-muramoylpentapeptide beta-N-acetylglucosaminyltransferase, giving the protein MSQAKRLLVMAGGTGGHVFPGLAVAHYLQAQGWEILWLGTADRMEATLVPQHGIDIEFIRISGLRGKGIMALAAAPWRIGKAVCQAKAIIKQYRPDAVLGMGGYVSGPGGIAAWLSGVPVILHEQNGIAGLTNKWLSKIAKRVLQAFPGAFPHAPIVGNPVRKDVLALPLPEERLSNRDERIRVLVVGGSQGARILNQIMPEVAEKVGKQLNIWHQAGKGSKESTEALYNERLKNSVNSEYKVTEFIDDMAQAYAWADIVICRSGALTVSEIAAAGLPAIFVPFQHKDRQQYWNALPLEKAGAAKILEQPQFTADNVASLLEQWDRQELLSMAIKARSCAITDATERVAAVISEVAK; this is encoded by the coding sequence ATGAGTCAAGCAAAAAGGTTACTGGTCATGGCGGGTGGGACTGGGGGACATGTTTTCCCAGGTTTAGCTGTGGCGCATTATTTGCAGGCTCAAGGCTGGGAGATCCTCTGGCTAGGTACTGCCGACCGTATGGAAGCGACACTAGTGCCGCAACATGGCATCGACATTGAGTTTATCCGAATATCAGGGCTCCGAGGTAAAGGCATTATGGCATTAGCCGCCGCGCCTTGGCGGATAGGCAAGGCAGTTTGCCAAGCAAAAGCGATTATTAAGCAGTATCGACCCGATGCTGTGCTGGGAATGGGGGGCTATGTTTCTGGTCCCGGTGGAATTGCGGCATGGTTATCGGGAGTGCCCGTCATTCTGCACGAGCAAAACGGTATAGCCGGTTTAACCAATAAATGGCTTTCAAAAATAGCTAAACGTGTTTTACAGGCATTTCCGGGCGCTTTTCCGCATGCCCCTATTGTTGGAAATCCAGTTCGTAAGGATGTATTGGCACTGCCATTGCCAGAAGAGAGATTATCGAATCGCGATGAGAGAATACGCGTACTGGTAGTAGGGGGGAGTCAAGGCGCGCGTATTTTGAATCAAATTATGCCTGAAGTTGCTGAAAAAGTCGGCAAACAGTTAAATATCTGGCACCAAGCTGGAAAAGGAAGTAAAGAATCTACCGAAGCGTTGTATAATGAAAGGCTAAAAAATTCAGTTAATTCCGAGTATAAAGTTACTGAGTTTATTGATGATATGGCTCAAGCTTACGCATGGGCGGATATTGTGATCTGTCGTTCAGGTGCTTTAACAGTGAGTGAAATCGCTGCGGCAGGGTTACCTGCTATTTTCGTACCTTTTCAACATAAAGATCGTCAGCAATATTGGAATGCTTTACCGTTAGAAAAAGCGGGGGCGGCCAAAATACTTGAGCAACCTCAGTTTACCGCGGATAACGTCGCTAGCCTGCTGGAGCAGTGGGATCGACAAGAATTATTATCGATGGCTATCAAAGCACGTTCTTGTGCGATTACCGATGCGACCGAACGAGTCGCGGCGGTGATTAGTGAAGTGGCTAAATAG
- the murE gene encoding UDP-N-acetylmuramoyl-L-alanyl-D-glutamate--2,6-diaminopimelate ligase, with protein sequence MADRNLCDLLSPFGVSTANISLHEMTLDSRKAAAGDLFIAIKGHQSDGRHYISQAIAQGVAAVIAEANGEADEGEIRYVHGVPVIYLNDLNNRLSALAAEFYQHPGAKMKLVGVTGTNGKTTTTQLIAQWAKGLGETSAVMGTVGNGLLGQVAPSENTTGSAVDIQVELTQLLKCQATLTAMEVSSHGLVQGRVAALPFAAAVFTNLSRDHLDYHGDMENYEAAKWLLFSTHQTKAQIINVDDDVGLKWLQRLPKACAVSMEQRIPEQWQGPWLQATTVEYHDRGATIQFTSSWGNGTLESPLMGAFNVSNLLLAMSTLLMMDYPLTQLLESSSSLSPVCGRMEVFSAPNKPTVVVDYAHTPDALEKALAAARLHCKGKLWCVFGCGGDRDKGKRPLMGAAAEEWADNVVITDDNPRSEEPLDIINDIMAGILDSSRVLAIPGRAEAVTSSIMQANVDDVIVIAGKGHEDYQIIGHRRLDYSDRLTVARLLGVVA encoded by the coding sequence GTGGCAGATCGTAATCTTTGTGATCTTCTTTCGCCATTTGGCGTTAGCACAGCAAATATCTCACTACATGAGATGACGTTAGACAGCCGTAAAGCAGCGGCTGGTGATCTGTTTATTGCAATTAAAGGCCATCAATCGGATGGTAGGCACTATATCTCCCAAGCGATCGCTCAAGGTGTTGCCGCTGTCATCGCAGAAGCGAATGGCGAAGCGGATGAAGGTGAAATTCGTTACGTTCATGGGGTTCCTGTTATTTATTTGAATGACCTGAATAATCGTTTGTCTGCATTGGCCGCGGAGTTTTATCAGCATCCAGGTGCAAAAATGAAGTTGGTTGGTGTGACAGGAACCAATGGTAAAACGACGACAACACAATTAATTGCTCAGTGGGCAAAAGGGTTGGGTGAAACCAGCGCGGTGATGGGAACTGTAGGGAATGGTCTACTTGGACAGGTCGCGCCGAGTGAAAATACCACGGGTTCAGCAGTGGATATCCAAGTTGAATTAACCCAATTATTAAAATGTCAGGCGACATTAACCGCAATGGAAGTTTCTTCACACGGCTTAGTTCAAGGTCGTGTTGCTGCCTTACCGTTTGCTGCCGCTGTATTTACTAATTTAAGCCGTGACCATTTAGATTACCACGGTGATATGGAAAATTACGAAGCCGCGAAGTGGCTATTATTCTCCACGCATCAAACAAAAGCGCAAATTATTAATGTTGACGATGATGTCGGTTTGAAATGGCTGCAACGCTTACCAAAAGCCTGTGCTGTTTCAATGGAACAGCGTATTCCTGAACAGTGGCAAGGGCCATGGTTACAAGCCACAACGGTTGAGTATCACGACCGTGGAGCCACCATTCAATTTACCTCATCATGGGGTAACGGCACCTTAGAAAGTCCATTAATGGGGGCATTTAATGTCAGTAATTTGTTGTTAGCAATGAGTACATTGCTGATGATGGATTATCCATTAACACAACTCTTGGAATCATCATCATCTTTATCGCCGGTGTGTGGTCGTATGGAAGTCTTTAGTGCGCCGAACAAACCAACGGTGGTGGTTGATTATGCGCATACCCCTGATGCGCTTGAGAAAGCATTAGCAGCGGCACGTTTACACTGTAAAGGAAAATTATGGTGTGTATTTGGTTGCGGGGGGGATCGCGATAAAGGTAAACGTCCATTAATGGGTGCGGCGGCTGAAGAGTGGGCAGACAATGTTGTCATTACTGATGATAACCCGCGTAGCGAAGAGCCATTAGATATCATCAATGACATTATGGCTGGCATTCTTGACTCTAGCCGAGTTCTGGCTATTCCGGGACGTGCTGAAGCCGTGACCAGTTCTATCATGCAAGCTAACGTGGATGACGTTATTGTTATTGCGGGGAAAGGCCATGAAGATTATCAAATTATCGGTCATCGCCGCTTAGATTATTCAGATAGATTGACGGTCGCTAGATTATTGGGGGTGGTAGCATGA
- the murF gene encoding UDP-N-acetylmuramoyl-tripeptide--D-alanyl-D-alanine ligase, with product MIPLTLSQLAAITGGYLYHADGVDAGTRVLSDVSTDSRQIGENSLFIALKGERFDAHDFVPSVAEGGAAAVLVERQLDIDCPQVVVADTRLAMGQLAAWVRQQSQAKVVGLTGSSGKTSVKEMTASILSQRGKTLYTAGNLNNDIGVPLTLFRLTHEYEYAVIEMGANHPNEIAYTTNIVKPQTALVNNLFAAHLAGFGSPEGVARAKGEIYQGLPDEGTAIVNLDSCSAKWQFQPRQTVWCYSLTAQDKADFYPSDIEVKQLSTDFTLHTPVGQVAITLPLPGMHNIANVLAASALAISVGATLEDIRQGLATTQAVPGRLYPVQLSETKVVLDDTYNANDGSMIAAIHVLAKMPGYRILVAGDMGELGDYAKECHQRVGIAAKDAGLDKVLSVGMLSEMISQFSECGEHFAFKKDLLTRLIPLVQQNEVVSILVKGSRSSAMEDVVNALKECFAC from the coding sequence ATGATCCCGCTAACGTTGTCTCAACTCGCCGCTATCACGGGTGGATATCTGTATCATGCCGATGGCGTTGATGCAGGAACACGAGTATTAAGCGATGTGAGCACGGATAGCCGCCAAATTGGCGAGAACAGCTTATTTATTGCGTTGAAAGGTGAGCGTTTCGATGCCCATGATTTTGTGCCTTCAGTGGCTGAAGGCGGTGCAGCGGCTGTGCTGGTTGAGCGTCAACTTGATATTGATTGCCCTCAAGTCGTTGTCGCAGATACGCGTCTGGCCATGGGGCAGCTTGCTGCTTGGGTACGCCAACAAAGCCAAGCCAAAGTGGTTGGCTTAACGGGGTCGTCGGGGAAAACATCGGTAAAAGAAATGACGGCCTCTATTTTGTCGCAACGCGGTAAAACACTGTATACCGCGGGTAATTTAAACAATGATATCGGTGTACCTTTAACGTTATTTAGGCTAACTCACGAATATGAATATGCAGTGATTGAAATGGGAGCGAATCACCCTAATGAGATCGCGTACACCACGAATATCGTTAAGCCGCAAACTGCTCTTGTGAATAACTTGTTCGCGGCTCATTTAGCTGGATTTGGCTCACCTGAAGGCGTTGCTAGGGCAAAAGGTGAAATATACCAAGGTCTACCGGATGAAGGCACCGCAATTGTTAATCTTGATAGTTGTTCTGCCAAATGGCAGTTTCAGCCACGCCAAACGGTGTGGTGTTATTCATTAACAGCGCAAGATAAAGCGGATTTTTATCCTTCTGACATTGAGGTCAAGCAGCTTTCAACCGATTTTACTTTGCATACACCCGTTGGACAGGTTGCTATCACTTTACCTCTGCCAGGCATGCATAACATTGCTAACGTTTTGGCGGCTAGTGCTTTGGCTATCTCAGTGGGCGCAACGCTGGAAGATATTCGTCAGGGGCTAGCCACAACTCAAGCTGTGCCGGGGCGTTTATACCCAGTGCAGTTGAGTGAGACAAAAGTTGTCTTGGATGACACTTATAATGCCAATGACGGCTCAATGATTGCAGCCATTCATGTTTTAGCTAAAATGCCCGGTTATCGCATTTTAGTGGCCGGAGATATGGGTGAACTCGGCGATTATGCAAAAGAGTGTCATCAACGAGTTGGTATAGCCGCAAAAGATGCAGGTCTGGATAAAGTACTGAGTGTCGGTATGCTGAGCGAAATGATCAGTCAATTCAGTGAATGTGGAGAGCACTTTGCATTCAAAAAAGACTTATTAACCCGACTGATTCCGCTAGTACAGCAGAATGAAGTTGTTTCTATTTTAGTTAAAGGTTCACGCAGCTCCGCGATGGAAGATGTAGTGAATGCATTGAAGGAGTGCTTTGCATGTTAG
- the murC gene encoding UDP-N-acetylmuramate--L-alanine ligase codes for MRRVRHIHFVGIGGAGMGGIAEVLANEGYQISGSDLAPNAVTQQLTALGATIYFNHRPENVEDASVVVVSTAISADNPEIQAAHELRIPVIRRAEMLAELMRYRHGIAVAGTHGKTTTTAMISGIYAQAGLDPTFVNGGLVKSAGTHARLGSSRYLIAEADESDASFLHLQPLVAVVTNIEADHMDTYQGNFETLKDTFINFLHNLPFYGRAVMCIDDPVIRSLLPRVSRYVTTYGFSDDADVRIVKYEQKGNQGFFTIARENMPELTVVLNAPGRHNALNAAAAVAVATEEGIDDQHILSALIEFQGTGRRFDFLGNYSLRHVNGKEGEVMLVDDYGHHPTEVDATIKAARAGWPDKRIVMVFQPHRYSRTRDLYDDFAHVLNQVDVLLMLEVYPAGEKPVPGADSRSLCRTIRGRGQLDPIYVAEPEQVAQLLAQALEPNDLILVQGAGNIGKIARNLAETKLQPPMAEE; via the coding sequence ATGAGAAGAGTTCGGCACATCCATTTTGTCGGTATCGGCGGTGCTGGCATGGGTGGTATTGCCGAAGTACTGGCTAATGAAGGTTATCAAATCAGTGGTTCTGATTTAGCGCCAAATGCAGTGACTCAGCAACTGACCGCTTTAGGAGCAACGATTTATTTTAATCATCGCCCTGAAAATGTTGAAGATGCGAGTGTTGTTGTCGTTTCAACGGCCATTTCTGCGGATAATCCAGAAATTCAGGCAGCACACGAGTTGCGTATTCCTGTTATTCGTCGTGCTGAAATGCTGGCTGAATTAATGCGTTATCGACATGGTATCGCTGTCGCAGGTACGCATGGTAAAACGACAACGACGGCTATGATTTCAGGAATTTATGCTCAAGCAGGTTTAGACCCAACATTTGTTAATGGGGGGTTAGTGAAATCTGCGGGGACTCATGCTCGTTTAGGAAGTAGCCGTTATCTGATTGCTGAAGCGGATGAGAGTGACGCATCATTTTTACATTTGCAGCCTTTGGTTGCGGTAGTGACCAATATTGAAGCTGACCATATGGACACTTATCAAGGTAATTTTGAAACCTTGAAAGATACGTTCATCAACTTTTTGCACAACTTACCATTTTATGGTCGTGCAGTGATGTGTATTGATGATCCGGTGATCCGCTCTTTATTACCGCGTGTAAGCCGTTATGTGACGACTTATGGTTTTAGTGACGATGCGGATGTGCGTATTGTTAAGTATGAACAAAAAGGTAATCAAGGCTTCTTTACTATCGCCCGTGAAAATATGCCTGAGTTGACGGTGGTTCTTAATGCACCAGGTCGACACAATGCCCTTAATGCGGCAGCCGCTGTGGCGGTAGCAACGGAAGAAGGGATTGATGATCAGCATATTCTCTCTGCACTTATAGAGTTTCAGGGGACAGGGCGTCGTTTTGATTTCTTAGGCAATTATTCATTACGCCATGTTAATGGTAAAGAAGGGGAAGTGATGTTGGTTGATGATTATGGTCATCACCCAACTGAAGTGGATGCGACGATTAAAGCGGCAAGGGCGGGTTGGCCTGACAAGCGAATTGTGATGGTTTTTCAGCCACACCGCTATTCACGTACTCGCGATTTATATGACGACTTTGCACATGTTCTCAACCAAGTTGATGTGTTACTGATGTTGGAAGTGTATCCAGCGGGGGAGAAACCCGTACCCGGTGCAGATAGCCGTTCATTATGCCGAACAATTCGTGGTCGTGGTCAACTTGACCCGATTTATGTGGCAGAGCCTGAACAAGTCGCGCAACTGCTCGCTCAAGCACTGGAGCCTAATGACTTAATTTTGGTTCAAGGTGCTGGAAATATTGGTAAAATAGCCCGTAATCTTGCTGAGACAAAATTACAGCCACCAATGGCAGAGGAGTAA